From the genome of Alcanivorax sp.:
GGCGGTACTCGGCCCCGACTTCCAGATCGGTGAACAGCCCTTTCCACTCGTCGAACTCAAGATAGAAGCCATCACCTCGCAGGAACCAGTGGAACCGGGGGGTGACCCGGTAATTGAGGCCGAAGCCCAGGGTGGGCAGTGGAAGGGTGGTGGCGGCGCTTTCTGCCTGTTGCGTGCTGCTTGCCCCGGGCGGCGTGCTGAGCACATCGATATCAATGGCAAAGCGGGACACGTGCAAGCCGCCGCCCACCATCAGTTCGACTTTTTCATTGTGATAGAAGGAGTAGAAGTAGCTGGCCTTGCTGATTTCGTAATCCATGCTGCTGTCTACCCGACTGCCGGCGGCCAGGGTGATGTCGTCTCCGTTTGGCGCAACCCATTCCACATCGGATTGAAGATCTCGCCGTGCGTCAGTGTCCACCTTGAACCAGGACACCGAGACCTGCGACCTGGGGGTGAAGCGATAGCGGCCGTTCACCTTGAGGACGGTGTTCTCCAGATCCAGCCCGAGCGTGTCGGCGGGACGGATTGCTGCCCCGGCCCCGGCATTCCGGCTGACCAGCGACAGCGTGGTGTCGGCCCTGAATACATGATAACTGCCAGCGGAAATGGAGAAGGTTTCATCCATTGCCAGGGAGTCTGCGTTAGCCACTGATTGCCAGGCCAGAGCTGACAGGGTGCCAACAAGAATGAGTGGTGAGCGGTGAAACGTCCGTGTATTCGGCATGATCAATCCCTTCCAGCTGAGTCGTGGTCACCAAGATAAGGGAAAGGAGGTGTGCTTTCCATGCGCGGCTGATGCGTTGATAAAAGTTTGCGCTTGAGCCAGTGGCAGTGGAGGCTCAGACTTTGTTTCGGCTTTTGCTGCGCTGCGGTTAACAGGGCCGCGTCTTGAAGGCGGGATTGTGGCAGGATGGCTGTGCCTTTCAGGCTCGGCGCTTGTGTCGGGCGGTTTACGATTCATGGACAAGGAAGCATCAATGCGGTTTTTATCGGTTATGGTTCTGTTGCTGGTGTCACTGCTGGCCGGTTGTGCCAGCCAGGGTGGCAGCAGCGGGGACACGCTGCGCGTGGGCGTGATGGCAGATTATCCGCCGATCGTTTTCGAGGATGAGAACGGTGAGCTGGCTGGTCTGGAAGTGGACTTTGCCCATGGGTTGGGCGAGGCTCTGGATCGCCCGGTGCAGTTTCAGCGCTACTCACTGCCGGCATTGTTTGCGGCACTGCAGGCAGGGGATATCGACATCATCATGTCCGGTATTTCAATCACGCCTGAGCGCCAGCAACATTTCCTGTTCAGCCTCCCCTATACCACCATCGGGCAGATGGCAGTGATTCGCCTGGAAGATGCGGGCCTGCTGGCGGCGCCGGGGGTGTTGCTACGCAGCGACTTCCGTATTGGTTACAAGAACGGCACCACCGGTGAAGCTCTGGTGATGAAGCGAATCAGCAATGGTGTGGGCTTTGACAGTAATGCCTCCGCCATGGAGGCGTTGATCGCCGGCCAAGTGGACGCCTACGTCCATGATGCGCCCACGGTCTGGAATCTGGCCAACAATCCCAAATACCAGTCCGGACTGCTCGGTCTCTACAAGCCACTGACCAGCGAGCAGCTGGCCTGGGTCATGGCTCCGGAAAACCGCTTGTTGAAAGAGCAGGTGGATGCGGTGCTGAAGGACTGGATGAACAGTGGCGAGCTCATGCGTCTGAAGCACAAGTGGATCCCGGTGAAGATTCTGGCTGGGGAGTGAATGCAGGCAGGATGCTGGACGCCAGAGGCCAGACGCCAGACGCTAACCTCGGCGCTCTTCATGCCGTAGGAGCCTGCCTGCAGGCGATAGAGCGTCGATCAAGGCCGAATCGCCAGCAGGCTGGCTCCTACGGTGATAGATAGCCATGGCCTGGTTTTACCGTCAGGCCTCAGGCGTCCAGCATCCGGCGTCCCCTAAATATCCGCATAATCCTGGCCGCCTTTAAGC
Proteins encoded in this window:
- a CDS encoding ABC transporter substrate-binding protein, coding for MRFLSVMVLLLVSLLAGCASQGGSSGDTLRVGVMADYPPIVFEDENGELAGLEVDFAHGLGEALDRPVQFQRYSLPALFAALQAGDIDIIMSGISITPERQQHFLFSLPYTTIGQMAVIRLEDAGLLAAPGVLLRSDFRIGYKNGTTGEALVMKRISNGVGFDSNASAMEALIAGQVDAYVHDAPTVWNLANNPKYQSGLLGLYKPLTSEQLAWVMAPENRLLKEQVDAVLKDWMNSGELMRLKHKWIPVKILAGE